GTGATTGAATAAActgtgtaaggactctgagattgtgtatttacgccgtatacaTAAaatatgtagttatatcagttgtgcgtgcttgtctaagactgGTTCGTTCGTTGGGTCCcggatttagagacggtcttgaaagatgtcggtgcagataccttgtggcttatatacgttccggataacgggccatccgcatgcctcgagttcgtatactcacatgtcgggtttataatagttcacgGTACTGTATTGgatagggtaacgggtcatgagtccattcccaaagggagttcccaatttatcctcacaaaTACCTTAGAGTttactcaaaacattaaaTATCATCAGCGCTATTGTCCACAATGCTTTATGATTCCATGTCCTGCGTCCAGGACATTGGACCGCATCTCCGAGTCACGTGTCTTATTTCTGGTCTTATATATTACAATTTTGTAGTTGCGGATTTAGCTCAGTTGGGAGAGCGCCAGACTGAAGAATTAAAACTTCGGTCCAACAACATAAGTTATCTGGAGGTCCTGTGTTCGATCCACAGAATTCGCATTTTTTTGGCTTTGAAATACGTCATTTATCTTTTTGCGGTATCGGAGTGATACCCCCAGTTTCTCGGAACGCCAGACATGTAATCTCATGTGTTATAACATATCTTGACTGCAtttctattttatttttcagtttttctCCACATAAGAATCACTCCATCTGATAAAGTATCGAAATGATATAGAAATGCTGCTGCCAGGTAGGGACACATTATTTCTCTGGTGTAAACGTACAAGTAAAGTTACAGGTTAGACCTAAACAAAAGTATAACACTTTAGAAATAACTATATAAAAATGGTTTTTTTACACAactttcactttttttgaCGAGGCAATCAAATTGACGtcttcctgttcttcgTCCCTCCTATACCTTTTCAGGCCATGGGAAAGAGTAATAGTTGTCTGAGATAGCAATTCTGTATTCCACTTGGTCATAGTTTCTGCTTCGACGAAAAGATTGTAGTCCAACTTTTTTAGAACCCATCTCTCCATGTCACTGAGAGTTTTCTTTGGTAAGCCTGAGATTTTCGACCAGGTTTCAGCACTAAACGTATTATCCGTTAAGAACTTGTGGGCTAGAATAAGACAAATAAGGAATACTCTCTTAGCACATTGGGCAAATTCTGGTAACGCATCAAACTTTTCGGCTTGCATCAATCTTGTAAAATAGAAAGATGCCAATGATGTGGTATGTCTATTACTCTTGGATCTCTTTAACACTTCAACTAGAAATCCACTGATGGAACTGATGGAGTTATTGattcttttgttttgagGATGCAGTGTCAATTTCGACACTAAAGCGGTAACGTTATGGTTTAATGCAGATGAAGAGTTGGAGGATGCTTTAATGACGCATGCTTTACGAACCAGTCCTTCATGAGGTGGGGTTTGATAAATATCGCGGCAATGTTGTTTCTGCTGATGTAGATAGGGTCCACTACATTTCAGCTCACACGCCTGGAAATCGGGAGTAACCTGCATTTTCTAGGAAAAGATATACAGATTCAGTCAACCGAACCTAAAGGCACAGTAGATAAAGCGTACAACGGTACGAATATTAATGTGGTAGAGccttcttcagtttcctaaacactttcaagaaaagcAAATGCTTTACTTGGAAATAGAAACCATATTTGCCAAATAGGTTATTGTGTGTTTATTTCTAGTAGGCCTTTATGCTATGACTTAAATGCAAAATTGTTCAGTAAGGTAGTCCAGGCTTATTTGAAAGGACTTAATGATGTTGATGACGGACACACGACACAAGTATGGGAAGGtccttatttttttggtcgTGCAATTCAAACAGAATGATTCAGAATCACTATATTTGATCCGAACCCACCTATTCGGATTGGTTGGTGGATTCTTCTACGTGATAAGTAGAAGAAACTATAAACGAAAAGGAAAGGGAGAGAAACGGTGACAACTCAGATGCTTCGAAGTTTCCAATCTTAAATACAGTATTGGCTGTAGAAACCTTCTGCGTCACAACACCCGTGCTTCACTGCAGTTGTTGCACCGCCCCAAAAATTTGGGAAGTGGCGACGATGAGTCAAACTTTCAcggaacaaaaaaaatggacgggaaatttcttttctcgGTTTTCATGTACGGAATTTCGATTATTCCGTATCTGGGAAGATAATGTATGTAGAAGGAGGACTTGGAGGAAGGGCCGATGCCGGGTCGGTGAGAGGGGGTGGCCGGCATGATTAGATCAGTAAGTGTGTCGGTACGCCGGGAGCGGCGCTGAGTCAAAATTACACACCTATGACTATTTTTCTACTTTCTAGTTTACTAGTATCAAGTTGATAACTTTTTTGGTAGCTTGAAGCTCACGCAGAACATCGGCTTTGTGGGAGACACTTTCCGTACCAACTGAAATGACAGGGTTTCAAACGGTAAAACATCTTGCGTAGTTCCCATCGAATTTAGAATTCTCGAGTGTACTCTTGCGTATAGCTCCTCCATACTTGGGTCCTCATCGTTCTCGTACTTTTCAAAGCAATGGACATGAATCCACGGCATTTTACGGTTTACATTGGGTGACTCGAAGTATAGGCCGACAAAGCTGCCCAAAAAATCGATTGCACTGTCGGGCAGGTTCATGACAAAATGACTGATCTCATTTGGTATCTGGATTACCTTTGGCGCCGTTGGCTGAGGGCTGGTAGTTGGCGTCTCGGGCAAATTCGATTGCTCATCttgcttcttttgttttttcctATGACGGTTACTGACCTTGATTGGTAATATGATATTTCCTCCCTCGTGCGACTCAATTAGGTCCTGTAGCAACTGAGGACATTTTTTTATGAACACTGCCCCGTCGAGATTAAAAGGTTTGACAAAAAGTTCCACTTTGTTCCGCTTTATATTCTCCTCCAGATACTTAAAACTTTCTGGATTTAAATCATTAGCAAGCACAATGACGTCTTTCTTACCCGCTGGAACAGCGAATGGGCCGACACCGGCAAACACATCACACACTACCTCGCCGGGCTTGAAATACTGTGATACTAATCTATCGTGTTCTGTATGTAATCGAGAGTTCCAGTAAACTTTACTGAAGtcgaacttgaagatacAATCCGATTCCTTTTGTTCCACCACAAGCGAGTCTGTGCGACCGGCTATAACTTTCATGGGGAAAGTCCTGAACTTGGTTGCAATGGAACTGACTTTATCGACAACACATTCtatcttcttgtttttgtCAAGGATAACCTGGCCAATAAGGGCATCGTACGGTTTGAACTCTTTGCGTAAATTTAGATGAGCAACGTGGCCAGTCATGGTAAACCCAGTGGGGGTTTCATCTAGAAACTCTTCTGGCAACACACTACGTAAAATATCTTCCGCCTTCCAGTAGTTATAATCTAAAGTGTAGTTGTAAGGCAAAATCTCAGCTTCtgtatccttcaaaaactgcaCGGCCTCCTCTGGAAGTTTTTCATTGACCTGGTCAGGACACTGAATTGAATCCGTCAATAATACTCCTTTTGTGATAACCTTGTTATCGTATGCTAAAGGTTTTTGTTCATCCGAATCAGTTCTATTGTCTTGCAGTTTTATGACATGTGGGATTCTGGGAACACGCAGGATACACTGATTAAATTGTTTGGAAAACAGACTAATGTTTCTTGGATCTGGAAATTTAACCACACACAGCGGTACTTTTGTTACAAACAGGGAGCGATCCAACTTCGTAAGGCCTCGATGGACTGGTGGCTGGTATGTAGAAATCATGATGCTCCTCGAAATTCTAATCAATGTACCAATTGGATTTCTGTACATCAATACACACTCTAAAATTCAAATTAACCGAAGTCTTCACTCGGAAAATTATTTCATGCTCAACGAATAAGTTTTTGATGTAGTTTCCGGATCTTTGACACCTGGCTGTTTTGGGCACGTGATATCGTCTTTTTTACATTAAATATTTACATGCAAACTGTAGACATATGTGATTAGACAGTTGGTGGGTCATGTAGGACACATCTTAAACCCAAATGTATCAAAAAAACGATTGCATGTAAAGCTCGCTAATTTTTCTCGtcctccttttcaaatGCTTGCATTCTCCCCTTGACGCTGGAGCCAATgtacttttcaaagaagccGATTTCGTCCTTTTTCTTGACGTCGCCTTTCCTCTTCGCTACAATACACCAAGTGGTGCCCATATGAgttcttttttcctccaCTATCTCTAGATCTGAGTCATCGAGTATCTCTCCAATGTCTAAGTTCCACCTACAACCCCAAGTTTCTAATCTTTTCTCTGCACGCTTATCCAGGATGTTGTTTATCAGGTGATGTTCACTCCTACCGTGCTCCAACAAAACAATTCTACCATCAGGTTTTAGCAAATTACCAAAATTCTTTAGCGCACTGACAGGATCCTCGTGAGAGCAAATCCCGAAAGCTTCGACGATGGTGTCGTACTTTACTCTTTTTCTGTCAGATACTAGTTTAGGTAAGTCCTCCGCTCTTCCAACGACAAATGCTGCGTTCTTGTAGGAGGGGAACTTTTGTCgaaattttttgttggttTTCTCCATCATCGGTTCCGAAGAGTCCAGGAAAGTGATCGACTTGACCCGATCAATGTTAAGATATGGAATATTTCGACCAGTACCACATGAAACCTCAAGAACATCTCCATGGCAATGTCTCATCAACCATTTCCTTCTCTTCCCCATTCTAATCATTTTCTCCTCAAAATTAATATCTGAATCGTACTCTTCGGCTTTCTTGTCATAGAATGGCGTTGTATCGGTGGGGGCCAGGATGCTCTTATTCTGTTTATTCTGGTCGTTGTTAGGTAAAAAGATTCCATCAAAGTTCTCTTTCCCATCCTGCTCTTGCATCTTCCGGTACTCTTCTAGCTTGAGCTCATCTCTTCTGCGTAATTTTCCTTTCAATTCCTTAATTCTTAAAGTCTCGTATTCATTGATAGTACCCTCGTCCCGCTTCTTCTCTAATGCCTCCAATTCTTTCTCCTTATGATACAGTTTCTTCATGAAAAACATCCCGTATATCAAAAAGGCTACATACATCAATATCAAATACTTGGTCATACCTTTTGAGAATTCTTCAGATCTAGCAATCGCACCCCATCTGATCAGTCGGTTGGGAGACTTCAAAAGTTCCTCAAACTGTTCTTTGGCCAGCTCCTCCTTTGTTTTAAGCTTTTTAACTGTCGAGGTTTTGTCTGATCTCCGCACGAAGGGGGTCGATTTCGTACTGGTCGATCTAATGCATAATGTTGGTGTAATTAGGGATGTTTGCTTTGTTGTTAAAGTGTTCTTAACTGTTAGTTTTAAAGAAGATGGTCGTAATTTGAGCTTCAACATATATGTTTGATCTGTTTTGTTCGGTGGACTGCTAGCTCTCTCGTATCGCACCCCTCCTTAGCTTCAGCAAATTCCAGTTGTTCCTGCCATTTTTTaggtaaaaaaaaaagaagtttcCAATCTCTCTTTAGAAAAGATTGGCAAGTTTTCAAGTGAGAACATGAGAAGTCTATAAAATGAGTATCATGGTAATATATCATTTAATAAAATATAATCTAGTGAACTTCAGAACGAGAACaaaagaggagaaggaatAATCTAGTGAATTTGGGACAGAAAGTAGTTTGGGGTTTTTTGTCCCATAATCGTAACATCGTAAGTGTAGGGCATCCAAAGactttttttccactttgtCACAAGAGTATCGCTTAGTCGTGGGTTTTGGCCAGTTTTTTGCCAGACGCAAAAGTGGCAGCAACGATTAATGGAAGAACTAGGGAGACTTCAGCGTACAGTTTAACTGAGCTAGCGTCAGCCTTGATCTTACCCCAGGAAACTGCTTCATCTGGTCTAGCACCGGCGTCTGACCCATCATATTCTTGGGCAGTGTTGATGTACACCGCAAAGTCAGCACCGTTCCTCATCAAGCAGGCGTTGGCGATGTGGTGCTTGATTAAACCACCACCCAAAATCAACATACCGGCCTTAGACGCCTCCATGGACATCGAGTTTATTTTACGGATGTCAGATACAATGTCTAGTCTCAATTGCTTTGGAGAAGCTTTGAAGGTGTGGAAGAACAACATGTCACCGATAGACCCATCAGTGATAGAAGGGCAAAAGATTGGAATGTTGTTTTTGTGCGCCCAGTAGATAACAGAGGATTCGTCGTTAATTTCTTTACCTAATCTGTTAATCAATTTGGAAGGAGTCCAAATTGGAGATTCAACATCATGGTTAGCATCCAAGCAGCCGGCACCGTTCTTCTTGACGtactcttcttgttcttctaGCATCGTGTCCAAAATTGGAACGATCCACTCCTCAAACTTACAATAGTTGTCATTTGGCACCAGCAGATTACCAATTCTGTTCATACCTTCGTCACGTAGCTTGCTACCCTTCAAGGAAAATTCACCCATATAGGTAGGCGCCAAACATTTAATAATATCTTCCTCAATACCACCTGCAGTGGTTACAAGAGCGTCCACCATTTTATGTTGAACCAAATATCTCAAGGTTTCCCTAACACCAGAACTGATCAAGTTGGAAGTGTACCCCATGAAAATTGTGGTCTTTTGGTAACCATCATCGTCAAAAGAACCCTTTTGCTGATGGGACTGAAGTTTGTCCTTGTGCTCACCTCTCCAGGATCTCATATTGTCAATGATATCACATGCTTTACCTAGATTGCTTGCCTGGAACCCCATCACTTTCATAGAGTTAACCAAGTCTGAAGCACGCATGTCGGTAGCTTCCGGCTTTGAATAATCTATACCGTGAACCTCGACAAAATCTTCTGGCACTGGGACAGATGCCTTTAGAACCGCATCCTGCAGTAATTCTGGTAGCTTTTTGTTGATCTCAGACATGTATTGAATTGTTGCTATGGTTTCAATTGAACGTTCTGGGGCACCGTATTTCGAAACCTGGAGATAAGGTAGACAACGAACAGTTTTGACGTATCTTTTATGACATCTTCAGATTaaataagaaaaaattttcagctTGAGGGTAATGACTTCTTAACGTAGTGAACTGATGGCAGGTGAGTCTGCAATGTCACAAACCTTGTTCCAGATTCGATGCGAATCGTGGGGAAAGGGAAAGCTAACATACTTGTAGCCCTAGAGGAAGAAGCTATATTGTACCGGATATGTATCAGgttttcaaattctttgcTCAAGGGGAATGAATATACCCTAAAGAACTACCAGTACATCTATCAGAAAGTAGAGCCTTTGTTGGGGGATCTACTATGTAATTTCAGCCTATCCGAATTGCAACTAACCCCAAAACTACAGCAACTGTTGCACGATTATGTGTCCGGTTCAACTTGTAACAACAAAGTGTTTGCGTTTTCGATGCCTAATTTTAAGTCGGCATCGATGTACCCCCTCGTGTTGTTCAGTGACCATTTCACAAGTTTGTACAGCAATGTCCAGCACACCAAGTTGGTTCTGGAAATGAAACCAAAATGGTTATATAATCCGACTAGGTACTGCAGAAACTGCACTGCAAACAGATTTAAGGGTCGGGACGATATGTCATATTGCTATTCTAAGTTACTGCGGGATAGCGAGCATTTATTTCATGTAATAGGATCTCATACCCTGCCCAGATGGCTTGTTTTGAGGATGTGCCAGTATTTTCGGACTCGAGATAATGTTTTACAGGTCCTCCATGATATCCAGAAAAAGCTATATTGCAAAGGGGATATGATTGATTTACCATTATTGATGACGTTAAGGGATGTTACGTGTTTTGTTTCCTGGGACTTCTCCCAATCTGATGCTGCGTCTGATGTTAATATTGTGGATGTTGACCTGAAACCCgaagagaaaagagacTTCTGGAATAAAACGCAAATGGAGCTAGAtagttttgaaaacaaatGTTACCATGATTATTGACGCATGGTATATTGACTTGACACTGTTATGTACTTTTCATATGTTTCTACTATATTTAATAATATTATTACTCTTGATTTTAttgagaagagaaaaaacgAACTCAGGTGAAGAATGGCAACGGATTCAATGGAGAGCCAGGATAAcagctttgaaaatgaaatatTAGACCAGGGAGATAATAACgatatatttttcaactcAGGTTCCGATTTGGAATCTCATGTAGACGACCGGCAGGAGGACAGTGATACAGAAGAGAATTTTAGTGATACTGAATGGGAGGAGGTACCCCTACATCAGGATAGGAATAGTAATG
The genomic region above belongs to Huiozyma naganishii CBS 8797 chromosome 2, complete genome and contains:
- the TRM5 gene encoding tRNA (guanine) methyltransferase (similar to Saccharomyces cerevisiae TRM5 (YHR070W); ancestral locus Anc_5.346), encoding MYRNPIGTLIRISRSIMISTYQPPVHRGLTKLDRSLFVTKVPLCVVKFPDPRNISLFSKQFNQCILRVPRIPHVIKLQDNRTDSDEQKPLAYDNKVITKGVLLTDSIQCPDQVNEKLPEEAVQFLKDTEAEILPYNYTLDYNYWKAEDILRSVLPEEFLDETPTGFTMTGHVAHLNLRKEFKPYDALIGQVILDKNKKIECVVDKVSSIATKFRTFPMKVIAGRTDSLVVEQKESDCIFKFDFSKVYWNSRLHTEHDRLVSQYFKPGEVVCDVFAGVGPFAVPAGKKDVIVLANDLNPESFKYLEENIKRNKVELFVKPFNLDGAVFIKKCPQLLQDLIESHEGGNIILPIKVSNRHRKKQKKQDEQSNLPETPTTSPQPTAPKVIQIPNEISHFVMNLPDSAIDFLGSFVGLYFESPNVNRKMPWIHVHCFEKYENDEDPSMEELYARVHSRILNSMGTTQDVLPFETLSFQLVRKVSPTKPMFCVSFKLPKKLST
- the PCL5 gene encoding Pcl5p (similar to Saccharomyces cerevisiae PCL5 (YHR071W); ancestral locus Anc_5.347) translates to MQVTPDFQACELKCSGPYLHQQKQHCRDIYQTPPHEGLVRKACVIKASSNSSSALNHNVTALVSKLTLHPQNKRINNSISSISGFLVEVLKRSKSNRHTTSLASFYFTRLMQAEKFDALPEFAQCAKRVFLICLILAHKFLTDNTFSAETWSKISGLPKKTLSDMERWVLKKLDYNLFVEAETMTKWNTELLSQTTITLSHGLKRYRRDEEQEDVNLIASSKKVKVV
- the DYS1 gene encoding deoxyhypusine synthase (similar to Saccharomyces cerevisiae DYS1 (YHR068W); ancestral locus Anc_5.343), which produces MSEINKKLPELLQDAVLKASVPVPEDFVEVHGIDYSKPEATDMRASDLVNSMKVMGFQASNLGKACDIIDNMRSWRGEHKDKLQSHQQKGSFDDDGYQKTTIFMGYTSNLISSGVRETLRYLVQHKMVDALVTTAGGIEEDIIKCLAPTYMGEFSLKGSKLRDEGMNRIGNLLVPNDNYCKFEEWIVPILDTMLEEQEEYVKKNGAGCLDANHDVESPIWTPSKLINRLGKEINDESSVIYWAHKNNIPIFCPSITDGSIGDMLFFHTFKASPKQLRLDIVSDIRKINSMSMEASKAGMLILGGGLIKHHIANACLMRNGADFAVYINTAQEYDGSDAGARPDEAVSWGKIKADASSVKLYAEVSLVLPLIVAATFASGKKLAKTHD
- the IPK1 gene encoding inositol pentakisphosphate 2-kinase (similar to Saccharomyces cerevisiae IPK1 (YDR315C); ancestral locus Anc_5.342); translation: MRIVGKGKANILVALEEEAILYRICIRFSNSLLKGNEYTLKNYQYIYQKVEPLLGDLLCNFSLSELQLTPKLQQLLHDYVSGSTCNNKVFAFSMPNFKSASMYPLVLFSDHFTSLYSNVQHTKLVLEMKPKWLYNPTRYCRNCTANRFKGRDDMSYCYSKLLRDSEHLFHVIGSHTLPRWLVLRMCQYFRTRDNVLQVLHDIQKKLYCKGDMIDLPLLMTLRDVTCFVSWDFSQSDAASDVNIVDVDLKPEEKRDFWNKTQMELDSFENKCYHDY
- the OMS1 gene encoding putative RNA methyltransferase (similar to Saccharomyces cerevisiae OMS1 (YDR316W); ancestral locus Anc_5.344): MLKLKLRPSSLKLTVKNTLTTKQTSLITPTLCIRSTSTKSTPFVRRSDKTSTVKKLKTKEELAKEQFEELLKSPNRLIRWGAIARSEEFSKGMTKYLILMYVAFLIYGMFFMKKLYHKEKELEALEKKRDEGTINEYETLRIKELKGKLRRRDELKLEEYRKMQEQDGKENFDGIFLPNNDQNKQNKSILAPTDTTPFYDKKAEEYDSDINFEEKMIRMGKRRKWLMRHCHGDVLEVSCGTGRNIPYLNIDRVKSITFLDSSEPMMEKTNKKFRQKFPSYKNAAFVVGRAEDLPKLVSDRKRVKYDTIVEAFGICSHEDPVSALKNFGNLLKPDGRIVLLEHGRSEHHLINNILDKRAEKRLETWGCRWNLDIGEILDDSDLEIVEEKRTHMGTTWCIVAKRKGDVKKKDEIGFFEKYIGSSVKGRMQAFEKEDEKN